CCAGAACCCGTTCGTTCTTTTTCACACGCTTGCGGATTTCCTCGATCAGGTCATCGACCTGGTTAGCCAGCGACCTGACAAGTATTTCCGGGTCGACCAGCCCTGTCGGGCGGATAATCTGTTCTGTGACAACCCCCTCGCATTTTTTCAGCTCGTAATCTGCGGGAGTGGCCGAGACGAAAATGCACTTGTCGATCATGCCCTCGAATTCATCGAACAGAAGCGGACGGTTGTCCAAAGCCGAGGGCAGGCGGAAGCCATGTTCGACCAATACCATCTTGCGCGAGCGGTCCCCGGAATACATGCCGTTGATCTGGGGTATAGTCTGATGCGATTCGTCAATTATCATTAAAAAATCATCCGGGAAAAAATCTATCAAAGTATAAGGTCTCTCACCAGCTTTACGGCCGGTCAGGTGACGGCTATAATTTTCAATTCCGCTGCAATAGCCGATTTCGCGCATCATTTCAATATCGAATTGGGTACGTGATTCAAGCCTCTGGGCTTCCAAAAGCTTGTTCTGGCTCCGGAACTCATCGAGGCGAAAGTAGAGCTCGTTTTCGATGTCGCCAATCGCCCGCTCCAATTGATCCGGGCTGGTTATGAAATGCTTGGCCGGGTAGACGGTCTGATAACTCCGTTCCTCCTTGATTTCACCGGTGATATGGTCGATCGTGGTAATCCGTTCGATCTCATCGCCGAAAAATTCAATCCGGACGGGCATATACTCATAGGCCGGAAAGAGCTCGATCACATCGCCGCGAACCCGGAATGTTCCGCGGGAAAAGTCGATATCGTTGCGGTTGTAATGGATTTTTATCAGGTCTCGCAGAAATTCGTCTCTGTCGACAGACTGACCGACTTCGATCTGGACTATCTGGCGCTTGTATTCGGATGGTGAACCGATACCGTAAATACATGATACTGAAGCAACTATGACAACATCCCGACGCTGGAGCAATGATGATGTGGCGCGCAGTCTGAGACGGTCGATGTCTTCGTTTATATCGGTATCTTTTTCGATATATGTGTCGGTAGCAGGGACATAAGCTTCCGGTTGATAGTAGTCGTAGTACGAGATAAAGAACTCGACCGCGTTATTAGGGAAAAAGCCCTTGAATTCACCGTAAAGCTGGGCCGCCAGGGTTTTATTGTGCGATACAACCAAAGTGGGACGGCCGTAAGAGGCGATCACGTTAGCCATGCTGAAGGTCTTGCCCGAGCCGGTTACTCCCAGAAGCGTCTGGAAATCCCTGCCGGCCTTGAGGCCCTCGGTTATTTCTTTGATCGCACGGGGCTGGTCACCGGTCGGTTTATATGATGATACGAGCTCGAAATCGGACATAATCTATTTAAATTAGTAATCCACATCCAGCGGTCAAGCAGAAAGCGAAATTCTTCTAAAAGAAAGGATATTGAGTTATGCTGGAACTGCAAAATGTTTTTTGTTTACAATAGTATGAGAATTTGGTAATTAAAATGATCTTGACATGGGCAATGATTTTCGTATAATTCCGGCTTGATTTCGAGATTCGAAAGGAGAATCGATGTACGCAGTTATTGAAACCGGCGGTCTGCAATTCGAGGTGGAAGAGGGAAAGTCCCTCCATATCCCCAGGCTTGCGTCCACGGTCGGCGACAAGGTGAGCTTTGACAAGGTTCTGCTGATCAGCGGTGATGAGCCGAAGGTAGGTAAGCCGTATGTCGAAAACGCCACTGTCGAAGCCGAAGTGGTCAATCAGGGCAAAGAGGATAAGATAATCGTCTCCACCTACAAGCGCCGGACTAAATATCGCCGCAAAGCCGGACACCGCCAGCCCTATACGGAAATCAAAATCAACA
This is a stretch of genomic DNA from Candidatus Zixiibacteriota bacterium. It encodes these proteins:
- the rplU gene encoding 50S ribosomal protein L21 codes for the protein MYAVIETGGLQFEVEEGKSLHIPRLASTVGDKVSFDKVLLISGDEPKVGKPYVENATVEAEVVNQGKEDKIIVSTYKRRTKYRRKAGHRQPYTEIKINRIAVP
- the uvrB gene encoding excinuclease ABC subunit UvrB; translation: MSDFELVSSYKPTGDQPRAIKEITEGLKAGRDFQTLLGVTGSGKTFSMANVIASYGRPTLVVSHNKTLAAQLYGEFKGFFPNNAVEFFISYYDYYQPEAYVPATDTYIEKDTDINEDIDRLRLRATSSLLQRRDVVIVASVSCIYGIGSPSEYKRQIVQIEVGQSVDRDEFLRDLIKIHYNRNDIDFSRGTFRVRGDVIELFPAYEYMPVRIEFFGDEIERITTIDHITGEIKEERSYQTVYPAKHFITSPDQLERAIGDIENELYFRLDEFRSQNKLLEAQRLESRTQFDIEMMREIGYCSGIENYSRHLTGRKAGERPYTLIDFFPDDFLMIIDESHQTIPQINGMYSGDRSRKMVLVEHGFRLPSALDNRPLLFDEFEGMIDKCIFVSATPADYELKKCEGVVTEQIIRPTGLVDPEILVRSLANQVDDLIEEIRKRVKKNERVLATTLTKRMAEDLTDYLKGLNIRVRYLHSEIDSIDRVEIIRGLRLAEFDVLVGINLLREGLDLPEVSLVAILDADKEGFLRSERSLIQTAGRAARNVNSQVIFYADKITKSMKKAIDETNRRRTIQLEYNKKHGIEPATIFKSRDEIIRSTAFADSKSKEEEQVLLPDFFKHLEKSQQRKFLKQAMKQAADNLEFEAAVYYRDQLGKLDGSQRTKSKKTR